From the Paenibacillus sp. R14(2021) genome, the window GAGCAAGCTCGCAGAGCTGGATTACGGCATGAAGACGGGACGCGTCGATAAGACGCTGGGTCTTGAACTGTTCCTGCTGTCGCTGGCAGCCTGACGTGCTGTGGAAGCGCCTGGCGCTTGATAAATGCATTAAAAAAGTCCTGCCTTTCGCCGAAGCGAGAGAGCAGGACTTTCGTTTGTTTGGTTTAGGCTTGAGCGCTAAGTGCGTTCAGCTTTTTAGCCAGACGCGACTTTTTACGAGCAGCTGCATTTTTATGAATCAGGCCTTTAGTTGCAGCTTTATCCAGCTTCTTCGTTGCGTTGATCAAAGCTGCTTTGGCAGCAGCGACATCAGTAGCAACTACAGCTTGGTCAGCAGCTTTAACGGCCGTGCGGAGAGCTGATTTTTGCGAAGCGTTCAAAGCGCGGCGTTTCTCGATTGTCTTAACGCGTTTGACTGCGGATTTAATGTTTGGCATTGCATTCACCTCCTGTAAAAAGGGAAAACCCTTTGTAACAAACACAACTTGACACAGTGTACCATGGGCAATGACAA encodes:
- the rpsT gene encoding 30S ribosomal protein S20; its protein translation is MPNIKSAVKRVKTIEKRRALNASQKSALRTAVKAADQAVVATDVAAAKAALINATKKLDKAATKGLIHKNAAARKKSRLAKKLNALSAQA